From a single Stomoxys calcitrans chromosome 4, idStoCalc2.1, whole genome shotgun sequence genomic region:
- the LOC131996697 gene encoding uncharacterized protein LOC131996697: MSHLQVPVNKCSQCLLPITSIQYVRCYQCNRNFHHSPCCSLSESSHASMSTSKKNDWKCHICKPRKSPNNAYKTFVFGGTNNSSQSIESPKTIPEEQQNKQQREDDEINTNNTKRFKEAATALNINNNNSSSNETTNTRDDIAELKTGMVDLKSSLQLIAASISSLSIDLKSHMDSALVEMNKNVATIAAQVVELQKKDKEKSEQIDELNKRIQRLEQQAIDKNIEINNVEDMDIEAEVLVKRITDSLGVDVSRDHISHTYKIKRKKKIIVEFSTLNKKKELMGKLKSHRVKANVAKGEPENESGGYVYINDELTMHNRRLLWAAKMKAKENGWKFVWVRNGVIYARKNESSSFIILYNASDLESITN; encoded by the coding sequence ATGTCTCATTTGCAAGTGCCGGTTAACAAGTGCTCTCAATGCCTTTTACCAATAACATCAATCCAATACGTGCGTTGTTATCAGTGTAATCGCAATTTTCACCATAGCCCTTGTTGTTCACTTTCCGAAAGTTCACATGCAAGCATGAGTACAAGTAAAAAGAACGATTGGAAGTGCCACATATGCAAACCGAGGAAATCCCCCAACAACGCGTACAAGACATTCGTATTTGGCGGCACCAACAACTCCAGCCAAAGCATTGAATCGCCAAAAACCATTCCTGaggaacaacaaaacaaacagcaaaGAGAAGATGACGAGATTAACACCAATAACACCAAACGTTTTAAAGAAGCAGCAACAGCACTcaacattaacaacaacaacagcagcagcaacgaaACAACGAATACAAGAGACGACATAGCAGAACTTAAAACTGGAATGGTCGACTTAAAGAGCAGCTTACAGCTAATTGCAGCAAGCATCTCATCGCTAAGCATTGATCTGAAGTCACATATGGATTCAGCATTAGTGGAGATGAATAAAAATGTAGCGACCATAGCAGCACAAGTGGTCGAATTGCAGAAGAAGGATAAAGAAAAGTCTGAGCAAATAGATGAACTCAACAAGCGCATACAGAGATTAGAGCAACAAGCGATAGATAAAAATATAGAGATAAATAATGTGGAAGACATGGATATCGAAGCCGAAGTATTAGTTAAGAGAATTACTGATTCCCTTGGTGTAGATGTGAGTAGAGATCATATCAGCCATacctataaaataaaaagaaagaagaaaataattgtGGAATTTTCAACTCTCAATAAGAAAAAAGAGTTAATGGGAAAGCTTAAGAGCCATCGCGTAAAGGCAAATGTGGCGAAAGGCGAACCAGAAAATGAGAGCGGTGGTTATGTTTATATTAATGATGAGCTGACTATGCACAATaggcgccttttgtgggctgcAAAGATGAAGGCAAAAGAAAATGGTTGGAAGTTTGTATGGGTGCGAAATGGTGTTATTTATGCGAGGAAAAACGAAAGCTCatcttttataattttatataatgCATCAGACTTGGAATCGATTACCaactga